Below is a genomic region from Homo sapiens chromosome X, GRCh38.p14 Primary Assembly.
TGCTCAATAATTTCCACTCAATGATTAATCACATAGCTTTAACTTATTTTATATCTATGGAATTTTCTTATTATAGTCTTGGAGATTAATATACTTTGATGTGTCCACAGGACATcttaatttgtttcttcatttatcttgGGCCTCACTCTTTTTATCCCTGTTGGTTAATCTCTTCCTAATTTGAAGACCATTTTGGATGGtgaataagaaacaaataaaatggaactTAGCATTCATCACCTTCTCCATGTTAGGTTATTGAACAAGATAAATTATGTTAATGTACTTGGAAACAGtaagattttatataaatatgagctaatgtacaattatttcaattatttgttaTATTATACTATCTTGCTAGAGTTGCAACATTTTCCCTAAGAAGTAGATTCACCATTTTCTTTGAAACTCATGACTTTGAGCCTAGTTAAAAATCCCCTTTGATATTCTTTTAGTGGCTTTTGCAAGCCTAAGATATATGGGTTTTGTAGTTCCTTGAAATCATTCTGAAAAATTTATATGACACTTTTATATTGGTCTGTGTTTCAGTGACtctaacatctttaaaaaatcagagtGAAACCTAAAGCTCCTTGTGAGACAAACAATTTCATCTTCTCACCCCTTTTCTCTCCAACACGACATGACCCAACTCCTTCTTTTTGGGGTTTGCTGGCAATGACAATtgtttttcttagatttttttttattcctcacaATATATATTCTAAACATGGAATCATAATCAGgtgtctttcctttcctttgaatatCTGAACTTCATTGAGATCTCCAGGAGAGTAGAGAACCACACAAATTTATAGATAGAGGAGTCTTCAGCAATGCAGAGATTATTTTTCTAACTCCCTCATTTTACAGTGATGAAACTAAGACTTACATAGATTCGATTTTAGCCAATTGTACACAGCCAATTAATAAAGTTTGAATTACGATTTCCTAGTCCCTAATGTAATAATCTTGTATATTGGTATGAGATTAACAGATATGGAGATTAAAACTATGTTTGGAATTTCTCTTCCCTTTTGTTTGCAACCTAGCTACACATCATGGTATTCAGTAGCATTCTTACACAACACAGGACTGCCACACCCACTTCCAGCTCCCCCTGTCACACAGGCACATGTAATGTATCAAGTAAAAGAAGCTCAGAGACCAACATGAGCATGCTGTTCATCTGTTAATATGGGCAATGaccaaagaaaaaagagggcattttatttctaacacaattttctaaaatataagtgaaataacCATGATCTATCCCAAAAGAGTTTTCTATGAAATTtgaaaactgattctaaagtttatttgaaaaagaaaaaggccaaaaCCCCAAGGTGTATCTGAAGTGAAGAGGACTTGTCCTATCAGATATGAAACAATATTTATAATGCTGTACTAATTAAAATAGTGAGGTGTTAGCATAGGTATaaatatatagaccagtggaacaggataatagtctcagaaataaattcaaaaacaaatgGAACTTGGTATGTGGCAGAGGTGGCAATGCAGATCAATAAGGGAAGGGATGATAATCCAATTGATAGAATTGACATCCAATTGATATCTAATTGATTTAATTGATAATATCAATTATCCTTGAACAATTGATATCCCATTTAGGAAACAACATCAGTTGGAAATTTCACATATCATTCACATATCACATATATTGATATGCACAATATCCATTTTAGGTgaactgaaaatttaacaatatagGCAAAACTTGAATTcctttagaagaaaatacagaatagtACCTTTATAACCTTGGGCTTAGccgttttttaaaagtaatagagATCAAGGATAATACCTATAGTCAAAGATGGATACCTTCAGCTACAgtaaaccaacaacaaaaactttggttcatcaaaggacacaatgttaaaaggtaaacaaaattaaCCTAcaaattttggaggaaaaaaaatcaacatatataaTAGTCAAAAGATTAGATTCCAAATTacatcaagaattttaaaaaccgAGTAAGACAGCCCAAACccaaaactggcaaaagacatgaCCAggaatttcacagaaaaaaacaaatcatatgGAAAATGAAGTGTTTGCAAGTAGGCGGAGGAATGGGAACCCTCACAGCCAgctggtgggagtgcaaaatggtacaaccctTTAAAGAACAATTTGGCAAGATTTAGTAGAAGGGAGGAATACATATACTTTTCGACATCACAGTTACACACCTACATATGGGgaatgtacaagaatgttcacagctcCATAATAGCAACATACTGAAtgatctaaatgtccatcaacaggagaaaTGATAAATTGTGACATATGCAGTGTGGCAATAAAGAAGTggaaaaaggccaggcgcggttgctcacgcctgtaatcccagcactttgggaggccaaggtggtcagatcacctgaggtcaggaatttgagaccagtctggccaacatggtgaaactccgtctctactaaaaatacaaaaaaattagctggatgtgatggtgcatgcctgtaatcccagctacttgggaggctgaggcacaagaattgcttgaacctgtcaggcagagattacagtgagccaagatttcaccactgcactccagcctggatgacagagcgagactctgtctcaaaaacaaaaacaaacaaacaaaaaagaagtggaaaagaatgattaaaactacatatatttaatttaaccAAATAAATTTGCTTATATTCTTTCACTTTTGAATTACAAAGTGGACATTTTATATAGTTCAACTTGATGATGGATAAATTTCACAATACCTAATAAAAAATGGCACGTTGTATATGTTTACGTGCATTAAGATAACTTTTCTAtaaattccaaaacaaaacattcaAATCTAAGtgtaaagaagaacaaagaaattaTGAGCACAGAAGTCAGGATAGCAATTGCCACTGGTGGGTAGAAGGGTGACAATGATGAGGGAGGGGTACAAAAAGGATTTAAGAGACtgcaacattttatttcttaagctgaGTAGTGGGCATTTGGGTGTTCATTtcattgttattaataatatattcatttgcttatgtgaaatatttacacaaataaaaaattgagtatatgttttaaaatattaaattattttctcttatagGTATGGAAAGATGCTGCCACTCAGATATTTTACTCCCTTTCAGTGGCTTGGGGTGGCTTAGTTGCTCTATCATCTTACAATAAGTTCAAAAACAACTGCTTCTCTGATGCCATTGTGGTTTGTTTGACAAACTGTCTCACTAGCGTGTTTGCTGGATTTGCTATTTTTTCTATATTGGGACACATGGCCCATATATCTGGAAAGGAAGTTTCTCAAGTTGTAAAATCAggtatataatactatatattatcAACTTTGATTAATTCAATGTATCTCACTTATGAAACTCCAATAGAATTTATAGAAATTTACTTGACACAGTCATGATTTAGAATATTgaattttcttcctcatttcatCTTATATAATTTTGTTGCTGTAACAATATAATAATTCTTAGATTATCCATGTAAACAAGAGTATATTAAGGAAATATTGCTGAAGAAGATaggatgtttaattttgtttagtcCTTGCTAAGCACTTTCCATgcattataaaagaaagaaaatgtgtatacaaATTTCCTCTGTACAATTATACTATtgggtttgaatttttaaaacacatgaaCATCATATAGGTGAGAGAGTCAAGTGACTTTGAGTTTCCACTTGTGTCTAGCTTTAAAGGAATCTTAGTGAACTCCCTAACTTTACGGATATTAGCTAGGGATGCTTAATTATCTGGCTACAGATTCTGGGGGAAAATACTAGGGTTGTTTTAAGTAGGGATGcttcattaaaattttgtttatgtttttagtaTCATATGATGGAAAGACTGGTGATTCATAACAGAATGTCAAGGATCTTGTAGATTATCTAGTGTCCAGCTCCTCATTTACAGAGAAGTGGATTGATACACAGTAATGTCATATATGTCTTGCAGAAGGTCAAATATTTAGGAAGTGATAGAGCCTAGACTAAAAGCTAATTTTCATGAATCCCAAGTTAGTCCTCCGGGAGGTCGAAGAAACTTAAAACTACTTAAAACTGAGGATCACATAATAGAACTGGCACAAAATTGAAAAGCATTCTAAAGGTAACatcaaatggaaaacaagatTTAATTTATAGTTTCATTACATACGAttttgcatatatgcatatagtgATTCTGGGTAAACATTTGGAGAgaaggttaaaaacaaaagttagttCGTAAATGTATCTTTCTTTAACAGTGCAATTCTTTTAGAGCATCTAGGCTAAGATAATGTGAACTAATTTACGTTTCTGGAATTTAAGATAGTTTTTATTCTTTGtcaatcttaaaaaataagataagttaaataaaactattaaaagaattaaaatttcttATGTGAGAAATGTACCATTTACATTACAGTCTATTTGCTAACTTAATTCATGTCACATGTTCACATTATCACATCACAAAACAACCAAATTCAATATTGTAAAAAGGGAATGTGAAATAGTTGGTAAAAAAATTTATGTCATGGATTGTGTTGCCAAATAAGATGAGATTTTTCTAATatcttatgttttaaatgtttaaatatgtgaatattcTTGGTAACTAATTTATAATATCATACATGTTTCGTAGGTTTTGATTTGGCATTCATTGCCTATCCAGAGGCTCTAGCCCAACTCCCAGGTGGTCCATTTTGGtccatattattttttttcatgcttttaacTTTGGGTCTCGATTCTCAGTTTGCTTCGATTGGTAAGTAATACTTCCAGTGGTAACATATTCCTCTtatatttcttttgcatttcctcTACTTGAAAACAAGGTGCTTTTATTACCCCTATTACCCCCTCTAGCTGTTAATCTCAGAATGATCTTTCTGAAAgttgctttaaataaaatttaaatacagaaaaatacttGACACTCAAAAGGAATacacattaatattttatcatacttgtttcagatattttaagaaaataaactgttaCAGGTGAATTTGaagtcctctttcttttcctaatacaatcacatttttttctagaagcaACTCTTACCATAGATTGTGTATGTTATTCTATCcatgtttatatacattttatatgtctGTACatatcatatacatttttaaatttgcacATAAATGTGAAGTTTCAGAGCATGCATATGACTCTGAAAGTTGTTTTTGCATTGATTATGAATCCCATTGATACACAGGCATATAGATCTAGTTAAATCACAATCTCTTTGTTGCCATAATAATGGGCATATGAAtgatatacaattttttaaaaattacacacactGCTGCAATGATCATCCTTGCACATACTTCTATGCACACGTAGGGATTTACCTAGGTTACATGACTAGAGAAATTCTGAAACAATTTTCATCCTACCACTCTCTCACACAATATTTTCAGTTTACTCTGTTTATAGGATAAAATCTAGACTTTTCTGGTTGACTTTCAAAGTCCTTGAAAATCTCAAacatattttctgatattttcattCTCACATCCTTCTACTCTTAGCCAGTTCCCTATTTCATGAACACATTTATCTCTTAACCTAGAATCCTTTCTGTTTCCACACCACTGATTCAAATATTTACCTTATTTAAAAGTCCTACTAGAATTCTTCCTTTTAGACTAATTCAGTTCACAGGGGACTGTTACCTTACAGTTGTTATCGATGAAAAATCATATAAAGCAGACTAAAAACAGCAAATAGCGCTGCATTTGATTTTCATCAGAACCAAGTGGTGACTGCCAAAAGAAAAAACCCTGTGGGTTTTTAAAAGCAGGGAACAGGGCTCAGAGTCtattttcaacatatatttgtaaatttgatTAACATACATTGAATTCTGTGATTAACAGTATTGGCAAATAAGTTGACATATAACATGTCATTTCTCCCCCTCTGAAGAAACGATCACAACAACAATTCAAGATTTATTTCCCAAagtgatgaagaaaatgagggtTCCCATAACTTTGGGCTGCTGCTTGGTTTTGTTTCTCCTTGGTCTCGTCTGTGTGACTCAGGTATActacagcattttttttcatagaaacataTTAGTTGGAACATACTTTATAACCTAACTAAAGAAACCAAAGCTTAAGAGGATGCTTAGTGACAAGTCCAGGTCTGACTTGGATCAAGGTTTTCTGGGTTTTAGCCCATTTTTCTCCATTATTACTTTTATAGAAAgtctattttgcagatgaggaggcCGAATAATGGACAGTTACTTCAGTTACAATAAGATTACAGACTTTAAACACATACTACATTTCTCACAGCCACTTCAGAACATACAGACATTGCATACCATTCTGATAATCAACaaatttaagtgcttattttctTTCCAGTGACTCAGTATAGATTGAAAGATTCTTGAGATATTTAAAGTCACATTTGAGTTTACATTTGAAACATTGCTTTTCGCATTTTAGCAGAAGGGAAACTAAGGAGCATATGTCAAGATCAAATAAATAGATTCAATTTGAATATCCCATCAatcataaaaacaattaaaatatacttagaagtaattaacatttttttggtAGGCTGGAATTTACTGGGTTCATCTGATTGACCACTTCTGTGCTGGATGGGGCATTTTAATTGCAGCTATACTGGAGCTAGTTGGAATCATCTGGATTTATGGTAAATAgtaactataaaattattttccagttttattaaaatagtttagtttgattcattttcattatatttaccTAATTATACTATTAATTTTTATACTATTATAATAGCAAAGTACAATATACTGCACAACATTatgttatgtaaaaatataattacaggTGTATGATTCATTGTTGTGGTAGAGAAAAATGTttagacacagaaagataattgATGCCATAATGgttactggaagaaaatattagcaagcaCTCAATgtactctttgttttctttaggaGGGAACAGATTCATTGAGGATACAGAAATGATGATTGGAGCAAAGAGGTGGATATTCTGGCTATGGTGGAGAGCTTGCTGGTTTGTAATTACGCCTATCCTTTTGATTGTAAGTAATAATACACCATGAACTTGATTTCGATAATACATATGTTCTAAGATAAACTTAATAATTCACATTGAAGACAAAAggcaaattaattttataaaggaaTGATTTTCAAGTTTTGCAGTATTTATGGCTGGTGCCTCCAAGTTGCCTAAATTAAAATGCCTTTGCAGTATTATTTTGAGGCCATCAGTTTAAACATTTACCATTTGAGAAAATAAACAGGTTCGTATAGATGTAAAAGttatcagtaatttaaaatttatcaatacaaaaaatgaaaataaaacatgaatttGCTCATTCCCTAAAAAAATATGTTGAGCCATCAATAATATTCCTAACCTCtctgccaggcacagaaaaaacaaagatgcATAAGGCCCAGATCCTCTCTTCAAAGAATTCAGTTTAAATATACTGACTGCTGAGAAACAACAGtcatattttaattcatattttatctCTTAATGAGGGAGGTATTTGGCAGATGATAGTAAAAGAAACTTACCTGTGTCAATAAGGGCAATGGTTTATGTCAATAAATTCAACAATTAATACTATTTAGAAGCTGAGGTAAAGCAAAAGTATGTCTTACTCGAGAGACATAACTTATCAacttaaaatgttcaaataacaTTTCAGGACAGTAAATGGCTGAGCACCAAAATAAACACTACACTGGAGGGAGAATGATTATGGACTAGAAATAATGGTGGTGGGGTGAGGCAGTGTCAAAGCTTCAtagatttattttggttttcattgcCTTCATGCTTCAAAGGTTTTCCTAGAAAAGACCATTAAGTAATTCTATGCAGGATTTCCTTCAAATCTAAAGTACCACATTTGTTTGTAGAgaggattacatttttttttttaacattatgaGATCACTTTCAAAAGCTGAGCAGTTTGGAACGAGATCATggtgaattaaaatatttggatattccatatttttgctaaatgattttgaaaatgacactaaatatttttatttgacaagTCTCCATAATAAAGTAAGCCCCCTTGTCAACTTAGAAGGTCTAGCTGGATCACTTAACAAGCTAATATTCAATGATTACATAAGTTTGACAcctgaatttaatttaaaatgcaaaagtatTAGATATGAAATGATTTACATTGCCATCTATTTTTTATAAAGTCATGTGTATTGGACTCCACTATCCCTCATCCATTCTTTTGTAGTTATGTACATTCATAGTAACtgtaaagtatatttaaattactGTAATTAAATTAATGGAGCTAagccatttaattttaaaattaaacatagatctatttattgttttctcgctgattttaataaaacaaaaacagctaaATTTAAGGAAGCTCCTTAATAAttattgggttttgttttgttttgctttaccaATTTCTAATTAATTAGTTTTAATGCTTCAACATTTCGGGTTTATTTTAACTTGGCCTTATAATGTGTTCATCTTTAACATTCAGATTTGACTGTATTGCCTAAGCAGatattgagggtttttttgtttgttttttgtttttccctcagtAAGATGCTGGAAGTGAAATGTGCTTTGGTAAATGCTCACCAATAATGTGTGTAAATGCATGTGTGTTTTTGATGTGTCAAAAGGGGATCTTTGTGCAGTGGGAAAGAATAGAAGCAATTCCTAAGCAAGGAGAAAAGCATGCCCACTAAGGTGTACTTCACATTCTCATTGTATTAATCTATATGCTGGCATGTAGATTTAATCTATGGCATAGAATAAAACCATGCTATTATAAATCAAAGTGAAAAGCTCAATAACAGAaaatttcagatattattttactttcaatctgATATATGGTcaagtattttattgaaatatatgttGAACAAGTATTtggatttataaatatatgatggtattaattttggaaaaatttattcaaagtaaaaataaaagttatatattttggTTCATTCCATATTGTTATCTTCTGGCTTGTTACCtgattatttcaattatttgaatatattttcatattaactATTTTTGATAAATCACATCTGAGGAACAGAATCAAATTGCTAATCATCAGTGCAATAAAGTCTAATCTTTAGCTTTGTCTTTGCATATTTAACTTTGACAGGCAATATTTATCTGGTCATTGGTGCAATTTCATAGACCTAATTATGGCGCAATTCCATACCCTGACTGGGGAGTTGCTTTAGGCTGGTGTATGATTGTTTTCTGCATTATTTGGATTCCAATTATGGctatcataaaaataattcaggCTAAAGGAAACATCTTTCAAGTGAGTGCATTAAAATTGTTTATACTTTACACAAAGTAGTTATGATCAAAATGGAGATTAATTTACTCACATGGTAGTAATATGAGATTGTATGAAATACAATTAATTACTCCTTCCTCTTGGCTACTTCTATACCTGACACAGTCATCTGTTACTAGTGCACAacatggtattttattatttatatatttgctgtGTTTCTCTATGCTAGACTATAAGCTCCTTGTGGGGAAAGTCGGGTCTTATTTGTTGCTGTACCTCTGGCCTTGCTACGGTGCTTAGCATATGACAGCTATGATATCTATACCTATGTTGAGTTGTCTCTGAAGATGTCACAAAGCAAATGACCTGTTTGCTTTATATCCATAGTCACTGCTTTTAAACCTCATCTGGCTATAATATACATCCTAATAGTGTTTTTATACTGGAATAAGCCTGGTAAATATCTCGAACCCAATCTAGAGCCTGAGTCATCCCTCTTCCATGGAGGTGTAGGGGTATGAAGTTCATTATGACATCTCAGTAGGACAATGACAAAGTAGGCTTAGCAGCCTTAGATTTAAATAAATTCCTAAGTCCATACAACAATGGATCCAAATCAGTGGTTTGATCCTGGAACTCCCATTTCCTTTGTTCTTGAAACACATCCCAGGTATACACTGGTTTAGATCCTCAGCTCGTCCTCATCCTAAGGCCAGGATGGAAATGTCTGATTCAGTGAAGGTACAGAGTAGTCACTCTGTTACTCTAATGGGTTCACACACCTTGTTTTGAAATCATTTACTTGCTCAGCTATTTTGGTTTAGTAGTTAATATACTTCTATTAACAACTAGCTACATTTGATTATACCTTTTTCTTGGTAAACTGTGCATTATTAAGAATTTAGATGAACACTTTTTAGTTTTCTATGATGCTTATTTTTTGTtagtagagaaaaaataatttaaaggaaagTACAGTTCAATATTTGCTTGTTTACAGATTGTAGCACTTAAATTCTAAGACAatgattttttgttcttgcattTCAGCGCCTTATAAGTTGCTGCAGACCAGCTTCTAACTGGGGTCCATACCTGGAACAACATCGTGGGGAAAGATATAAAGACATGGTAGATCCTAAAAAAGAGGCTGACCATGAAATACCTACTGTTAGTGGCAGCAGAAAACCGGAATGAGAtctcattgaaaaaaatatatgattgtataatgtgattttttttagaatAGGGGGAaccttatttatttgtgtgttaaCTGAATAGGAAAATGTACATACTATGTTCATGAtagtgtgatttttttcacatttaagcAGGAATgcaatataaaaatgtgaatctCTTAATTCTCAGCCATGTgcttattatatttctttttagattGTCTATCtgtataacacacacacacacacctaagaGTCTCTATTTcacaattatatttttgtaaatagtatatgcatttttaatacaTTGGAGGCTTTATTTTGAACTAATTTCTTAGAGAATAGTTATATTTTCTATTAcacaagtttaaaaatattattaacttGTATTTTCTTAATATACAATCTATCTTTTCCACAAATATGAGTGGGAAATAAATCAGCACATTTGAAAGAAAGTGTTAAAACTGAAGGCCTCACTTAATTAGAAACGTGATAAATATATGGACAAATGGACTATACATACTATAAGAGGACTGTAGTTTAATACTTTTTACccaaatatgtttaaaaacttcGTGCATTTGTTACAGCTCATGTTTTCTATATGAACTTAGTCATTAATGTTctttataaaaagtg
It encodes:
- the SLC6A14 gene encoding sodium- and chloride-dependent neutral and basic amino acid transporter B(0+); the encoded protein is MDKLKCPSFFKCREKEKVSASSENFHVGENDENQDRGNWSKKSDYLLSMIGYAVGLGNVWRFPYLTYSNGGGAFLIPYAIMLALAGLPLFFLECSLGQFASLGPVSVWRILPLFQGVGITMVLISIFVTIYYNVIIAYSLYYMFASFQSELPWKNCSSWSDKNCSRSPIVTHCNVSTVNKGIQEIIQMNKSWVDINNFTCINGSEIYQPGQLPSEQYWNKVALQRSSGMNETGVIVWYLALCLLLAWLIVGAALFKGIKSSGKVVYFTALFPYVVLLILLVRGATLEGASKGISYYIGAQSNFTKLKEAEVWKDAATQIFYSLSVAWGGLVALSSYNKFKNNCFSDAIVVCLTNCLTSVFAGFAIFSILGHMAHISGKEVSQVVKSGFDLAFIAYPEALAQLPGGPFWSILFFFMLLTLGLDSQFASIETITTTIQDLFPKVMKKMRVPITLGCCLVLFLLGLVCVTQAGIYWVHLIDHFCAGWGILIAAILELVGIIWIYGGNRFIEDTEMMIGAKRWIFWLWWRACWFVITPILLIAIFIWSLVQFHRPNYGAIPYPDWGVALGWCMIVFCIIWIPIMAIIKIIQAKGNIFQRLISCCRPASNWGPYLEQHRGERYKDMVDPKKEADHEIPTVSGSRKPE